The Pseudodesulfovibrio sediminis genome includes the window CGGCGGCATTGCCGGTGGTTGCGCCGTTCCCGGTGTCATGGCCACCCGCACCCTGCGTTCGCCAAAGGAAAAACTGGCCACGCTGTTTGTCGCTCCATACATGACTTGCGGCGCAAAGGTGCCGGTCTTCCTCATGCTGACCGCGGCGTTCTTCCCCGCACACTCGGCCACCGTCATGCTGATGATCACACTGGCGGCCTGGGCCATGGCCCTCATGGTGGCCCGCGTCCTGCGCTCCACGGTCATCAAGGGAGCATCAACGCCTTTTGTCATGGAGTTGCCGCCCTACCGCATGCCGACGCTTCAGGGAGTGCTTATCCACACCTGGGAACGCACCTGGGAATACGCCAAGAAAGCGGGTACCATCATTCTCGGTATCTCAATCCTCATCTGGGCCATGATGACCTTCCCGCAACTGCCGGAAGAAAGACAGGCTTACTATGAAGCCCAACGCGCAACCACTCAGGTGGAAGAACAGCTTGCGGCTCTGGACAACACGGAAGCCGAAGAAGCCATTCGCCACACTGTGGCCGGTCGTATCGGCATGGCATTGGAACCCATCTCCAAACTGGCGGGATTCAACTGGCGCGTAAACATCGCCCTGACTGGTGGTGTGGCCGCCAAGGAAGTCATCGTCTCCACCCTGGGCACGGCATACTCCCTGGGTGAAGTGGACACCGAAGAATCACAACCTCTGGCAGACAGACTGGTGGCCGACTCCGGCTTTACAGCAGCCTCAGCCATTGCACTCATCGTGTTCACCATGCTCTATGCCCCCTGCTTCGTGACTGTTGTCACCATGGCCAGGGAATCAAGCTGGAGCTGGGCCGCATTCAGTGTCATCGGCTCCACAGGTCTGGCATTCGCCATGGCCGTACTCTCATATAATGTAGCCAAAGTATTCCTGTAACACTTTAGTATTCCATTCAAAAAGATCAAGGGAGTCCCTCTGGGACTCCCTTTTTTGTGGGGAATGAAAGACGCTCTTTTCTTTTAAATAAAGATACCCTATGGTCCTTCAAACTACGAATAAATATCATGAATAAAATCTACGATTTCACCAAGACACTCCTCATTGATGCCATCAAGGCATGCTACGAACTGTTCAAGGTCATGATACCGGTCATTATCGGGGTTAAAATTCTTCAGGAACTTGACCTTATTCAATACCTGGCCTGGCCGCTGAAACCGTTCATGGGCATGCTCGGACTTCCAGCAGAACTGGGGCTGGCCTGGGCATCGGCAATGGTCAACTCCATGTATGCCGGTCTCATAGTTTTCCTGTCCCTCATCCAGGATCTGAGCATCACCACAGAACAGGCAACCGTCTTCAGCGTCATCATATTGATTGGGCACGGTTTTCCTATCGAAGGCATCATTGCCCGAAAAGCCGGCGCACGGATGATCTTTCAGGTGCTCATTCGAGCTGTCGGAGCCTTTGTGCTCGGGTTCATATTGCATCAGATATACTCGACCACCGGGACATTGCAGGGGCCTGCTCTTATCGCTTTGCAGACAACCAGCCAGCCTGATCCGACACTGCTGCAATGGGCCACGGGCAAGGCCATGAACCTGCTCTCGATCTTCGGCATCGTCCTTGGCCTCATGCTTGTCATGCGCATTCTCCACGCCATCCGCGCAGTGGAGCTGATGAACATGATCCTGCAGCCGATACTCAAGATCATCGGCATCGGCCCCAAGGCCTCCGCCATTACCATCATCGGGCTGACGCTCGGATTGTCTTATGGCGGAGGACTGATTATTGCCGAAGCCAAATCAGGCAATGTCGGTCGCAAGGATATATTCTATTCCCTGACACTCATGGGGTTGTGCCACTCCCTGATTGAAGACACGCTGCTGGTCATGCTCATTGGTGCGCATTTGAGCGGTGTCTTCTGGGGGCGCTTCCTGTTCGGCCTTGTGGTTCTGACCATACTGGTTCAGTTGACCAAGCATATCCCGACATCCTTCAGCAACAGATTTCTCTGGGGCGACCCAAAACCATCTACGACATAAACGAGGAGACACATATGTCTGATATCACACTCATTCACACAGACAAGGCACCGGCAGCCGTCGGTCCCTATTCACAGGCGACCACGGCAAACGGCACACTTTACGTTTCCGGCCAGCTCGGCATCATCCCTGGCAAAAGCGAACTTGCTGACGGTTTCAAGGCGCAGACGAAACAGGCTCTGGAAAATCTGAAAGCAATACTTGAAGAAGCGGGATCTTCTCTGGAAAAAGTCCTGGCCGTGGATGTCTTTGTCATGGATATGGGGAAATTTGCCGATCTGAACGCCATCTACGCCGAATACTTCACAGACCACAAGCCTGCCCGAGCCGCCATTCAGGTAGCCGGTCTTCCTCTGGGCGGTCTGGTGGAGCTCAAATGCATAGCTCTTATCGACTAGTCGGAGACACGCTCAAAAAAAGGCGGGAAACAGTGCACTGTTTCCCGCCTTTTTTGCTACTAAGACCATCATAGATAATGGCTCAAAATCCGGTCGAACCAACCATTCTCCCGCAACAGCTTTATACGTGTGTTCACTTCCGACATGCGTTTTTCCCAAGCAGGAACATTGCTGAAAACGAACCGCAATTGAACAGTCGAAACCGGACGCTGCGCTTCATGAAAATTTGAACTCTCCCAATCAGGTGAAGTCCGAATCAGCCACCGGGCCTCGGCTTCATCAATAACCGCACAATCAACTCGGCCCGCCGTGAGCATCTTCAACAGCAAAGAAACCGAATTCGTATCGTAGCGAGTCATCTTTCCGGCATCAAAATACGGTTGTATCGCAGGATAGGAATAATTCTTGATACACCCGACTGTCAGTCCGTTCAGATCATCAAGAGTCTCAAACTCGACAGGTTTGTTCACAGAGGAATAGAGCCGGGTATTCAGCGCCATAACAGGCTCGCTCCACAACCCCTTATCCAATGAACCACACCACTCAGACGCCTCCAGGCGGGCATAAATCCGCTCACTGGTTCTCCGAAGAAGCTCCCTAGGAGCTGGATCCGGCTCTACTTCGACAGTGACATCAGGAGGAACCACAGCCTTGAGAAGATCAACTGCAACGCCCGCCTGACTTCCTCCGGCAGCCATCTCAAAAGGCGGCCATCCACGGGAAAAAAAGGCAAAGGTCACTGTCTCCCCATCCGCATAAAAAATGGAGGACGACAAAGTGAGCACAAAAGTGAGAAAAACAATTTTCAGTGTATGCAAAAAGACTCCAGGCAATGACTAAATATGAATCAATGACATTGAGTGCATACTTCTGCATGTAAAACAATATGTATATATTGTAAAACTCGCCTTATATTTCACAAACTCTGCTTGACATTGTCCACTCTGAACAGATAACCCGAATGCATGCATAACATCACCGCACGATTCTTTTTCTTTTTTAGCTATTATTTTAGAAACGCCTGCGGTCTTGGTGTGCACTAGTTATTATAAAGAGTCACAAAACCCCAAGAGGCCGCAGGTAGTATCTGCGGCCTCTTTTTTTGTAGGGTCGCACCGATCGGTCAAAACAAAGGAGAACAGCATGCATCTCGGTAAAGCAATTCGTATGGAAAGGATCATGAACCGTAACAACGGCCGAACCATCGTGGTCCCTCTGGATCACGGCGTAACCGTCGGCCCCATCTACGGCCTGATTGACCTTCGTGACACTGTCAACCAGGTGGCTGAGGGCGGCGCCAATGCCATGCTCATGCACAAAGGTATTCCCCGCTGTTCTCACCGCGCAGGCGGCAAGGATATCGGCCTGATCATTCACCTCTCCGCATCCACCTCTCTTTCTCCGTACCCCAACGCCAAAACCATGGTCGGTTCGGTTTCAGATGCCATCAAACTCGGGGCGGACGCTGTCTCCATCCACGTAAACCTGGGTGACGCCACCGAAACGCAAATGCTGTCCGACTTCGGTGCCCTCTGTTCGGAGGCATCTGAATGGGGCATGCCCGTACTCGCCATGGTCTACGCACGAGGCCCCAAAATCACGGATGAATACGCCCCGGAAGTCGTGGCCCACTGCGCCCGCGTCGGCGTGGAGCTCGGTGCCGACATCGTCAAGGTCAACTATACGGGAAGCCCCGAGAGCTTTGCCACCGTGGTCAACGGCTGTTGCGTCCCGGTAGTTATCGCTGGCGGTCCTCGCCTCGAAAGCGAACGCGATCTGGTACAGATGGTCTACGACTCCATCCAGGCTGGCGGTTCCGGTCTCTCTGTCGGCAGAAATATCTTCCAGCATCCCCACCCCGCAAAAATTGTGGCCGCACTGAACAAGGTTGTCCACGAGGACTGGGAAGTGGATGCCGCCATGGAATTGCTCTAGACTCCACAAACAACATCCCGGACCGGATTTCCTCCGAGTCCGGGATGCCTCCCGCATCGCTGACATGCAGACATGTGCATGAGTGTGCACTGACTTGAATTATAGATAAAATGTTTTTATGATTCATTGGCTTCATTGAAAAAAGAGCTATAGAATACGCTGTATGAAACACGTCTGCACCCTTTTACTTCTGACAACCATGCTGGGTTCATGTTCCAGATATGATGCCGTGCGGCTTGCCCGCGCAGCCGCTACCGGCAATCCTGCCTCCGCCGCCGAATCCCTGGCACGAGACAAGGCCATGGGCTATGCCACCAATCCGGCGGCGATCGGCACAGACCTCAAGCAGTTCAACAAGCTTGTCGCCGATTTCATCAAGGCGGTTACAGGGGCCTGGGGCAAAGACGACGCTCGAATTCCGCAACCCAAACAATACGTCAAATACACCCAGAATTATCTCTCGCGCGCCAGTGTGGACTTCGACACCGGTGTTATCACAGTAGAAACCATTGATCAGAAAGACCCAAACCAGAGCCTGAAAAACGCCATTGTCACCACGCTGCTGACGCCTGGCGACCCTCGGGCCGTGGATCTCTATTCCGCCAAGACCATCAAACTCGGCGACACACCATTCCTGATGGGCGAGGTCAAGGATCATGAGAACAAGGACATCCGCTGGGCGTGGCGCGCCGAACGCTTTGCTGACCATCTCTTGCAGACCGATCTCAAAACGCGCACCGTCAAAGACAAGACCGCGCATTACGTGACCTTCCCCATGATCAAGGACCACTTGAATGTACGCGCACAAAAATACAAAACCATGGTCACGGAAGCATCAACACGCTTCAACGTCAGCAGAAATCTCATCTATGCCATCATGAAAGTGGAATCCGACTTCAACCCGTTTGCCGTAAGCTCAGCCAAGGCAATAGGCCTGATGCAGGTCGTTCCATCCACGGCCGGGAGCGATGTATACCAGTATCTCAACGGCCACCAGGGCACGCCGTCCCCCAGCGCGCTCATGGCTCCAGGCACCAACGTTAAATACGGCAGCGCCTACCTCCACCTGCTCCAGACACGTTATTTGAAAGGCATACAGGACCCGGTCTCGCGGGAATACTGCGTCATAGCGGGATATAATGGCGGAGCTGGCACGGTATTGAACGCATTCAACAAGGACAAGACCCGCGCGGTATCCAAAATCAACTCCCTGCTTCCCGACTCCGTATACGACACATTGCGGTCAGATGTTCCCTATGAAGAGACACGTCGCTATCTTGGCAAGGTACTTGATGCCAAGAAGCAGTTCGTCAACTTTTAGCCATACGCCAATGTACACGCAGGACCCTATCGCCGCCTTGATCAACAGTGCCGTCGAATGGATGCATCCATTCATTCCCTGGCTCACGCCCGAGTTGTTCCGCCTGATCGGGGGAACACTCCTGGGACTGATTGCCTTGATCCTGTTGATCGTCGCTCTCAGGCTGCTCTTCCGCCCAACACCACGCAACACAGCATCCATCCGAACAAGCATCCCGCGCATCCTGCAAAAACGTGGCGTGGTGCTGGATGTCCTCGCCTCTCAAAAGGCCAACCGGATTTCGGTCAGATGTGTCATCACCTCGGCAAGCAGCACCAAAATAAAATGTGAAATCATTGATCACCTCGAAAACATACAGGCCGGAAAAGACGAAACCGTCACATGTATGTTCGCCCCATTCAAGACCCGTGAAGGCAAGGTCAATTCGTTTACCGCAAAACTGCTGGAATCCGAGCGTTCCGGTCGCAAGGCCGACCGACTGATCCTGTCCGGCCCTACAGGGTATGCCATGGCTCCTCGCCGTAAACATATTCGAAAAAGGGTTGCGGACCAGCAGTTCGTCAGGGTCAAACTCTGGATTGAAGACCTTGCTGTTTCAGATATCGCCTTTGAGGATGCAATACCGCAGATAGGAGTAAACTCGTTTTCCAAAGACGGGCCGGATCAGGGGGCCAATGGTGTGATCAATATCTCGGACAGAGGACTTGGGTTGAGCATTCTCAACAAGCTTATTCCCGAAATCTGCGCCGAGGACTCAC containing:
- a CDS encoding Rid family detoxifying hydrolase; translation: MSDITLIHTDKAPAAVGPYSQATTANGTLYVSGQLGIIPGKSELADGFKAQTKQALENLKAILEEAGSSLEKVLAVDVFVMDMGKFADLNAIYAEYFTDHKPARAAIQVAGLPLGGLVELKCIALID
- a CDS encoding substrate-binding periplasmic protein encodes the protein MTFAFFSRGWPPFEMAAGGSQAGVAVDLLKAVVPPDVTVEVEPDPAPRELLRRTSERIYARLEASEWCGSLDKGLWSEPVMALNTRLYSSVNKPVEFETLDDLNGLTVGCIKNYSYPAIQPYFDAGKMTRYDTNSVSLLLKMLTAGRVDCAVIDEAEARWLIRTSPDWESSNFHEAQRPVSTVQLRFVFSNVPAWEKRMSEVNTRIKLLRENGWFDRILSHYL
- a CDS encoding 2-amino-3,7-dideoxy-D-threo-hept-6-ulosonate synthase; translated protein: MHLGKAIRMERIMNRNNGRTIVVPLDHGVTVGPIYGLIDLRDTVNQVAEGGANAMLMHKGIPRCSHRAGGKDIGLIIHLSASTSLSPYPNAKTMVGSVSDAIKLGADAVSIHVNLGDATETQMLSDFGALCSEASEWGMPVLAMVYARGPKITDEYAPEVVAHCARVGVELGADIVKVNYTGSPESFATVVNGCCVPVVIAGGPRLESERDLVQMVYDSIQAGGSGLSVGRNIFQHPHPAKIVAALNKVVHEDWEVDAAMELL
- the mltC gene encoding membrane-bound lytic murein transglycosylase MltC, producing the protein MLGSCSRYDAVRLARAAATGNPASAAESLARDKAMGYATNPAAIGTDLKQFNKLVADFIKAVTGAWGKDDARIPQPKQYVKYTQNYLSRASVDFDTGVITVETIDQKDPNQSLKNAIVTTLLTPGDPRAVDLYSAKTIKLGDTPFLMGEVKDHENKDIRWAWRAERFADHLLQTDLKTRTVKDKTAHYVTFPMIKDHLNVRAQKYKTMVTEASTRFNVSRNLIYAIMKVESDFNPFAVSSAKAIGLMQVVPSTAGSDVYQYLNGHQGTPSPSALMAPGTNVKYGSAYLHLLQTRYLKGIQDPVSREYCVIAGYNGGAGTVLNAFNKDKTRAVSKINSLLPDSVYDTLRSDVPYEETRRYLGKVLDAKKQFVNF